In Plasmodium knowlesi strain H genome assembly, contig: PKNH_00_1, whole genome shotgun sequence, the following proteins share a genomic window:
- a CDS encoding SICAvar, type I (fragment), with product MFKHIDEKGKTETNAACNDFGDGNPDSVERKACNHITAGLQHIKEISVTAGQPNGQDNPLLARAVGCIALNMYADKIIELTKKSCPIDKERIKEMFNKWNSESKNSCQNSANNNDCFQCKREESYNGCQLSVGDALLATSQNENCNTNAKDAVKVKEQMNKFLNESNDPPHSIPKVKETLSTINKMDDNFCTQLQCAAKKYYVKRNHGAKSSDVSWNALSDEIGRELTALLINMNDPKKQSAAAQYCNDANVAWNTKGHTERRTNKAACLHFAAGLKHIYGRPNGQKKGQFNGPSFGQTMGCLFLKEYAKQLKEMANVKKRGNSWVHPLCSIEEGITYAFGKSDAIMKNVLTQCNNGPNGISCFVCTQNENDYKDCSIGTEEVKPKVESLIKDEPNKDHMEKTLENTVCPILITDLLTPFLPLAPVSIGLSPMAYYLWKYFGPLGKGGARFRRSPGEIPGPSVQEQVLDHVEEAGPHEYRLVKERKPRSVPTRTKRSGRVNRRTIIEIHFEVLDECQKGDTQLNQKDFMELLVQEFMGSEFMEEEEQVPKEEVLMEDVPLERVSIEEVPMERVPSLGSGLMV from the exons ATGTTCAAGCACATcgatgaaaaaggaaagaccGAAACTAATGCTGCATGCAATGactttggtgatggtaatcctgatagtgttgaaagaaaagcatgtaatcatatcacagcaggaTTACAACACATTAAGGAAATTAGTGTTACTGCCGGCCAGCCTAATGGTCAAGACAACCCACTGCTCGCTCGAGCAGTgggttgtattgctcttaacatgtacgctgatAAAATAATCGAATTGACGAAGAAAAGTTGTCCCATtgataaggaaagaataaaagaaatgttcaATAAATGGAATAGTGAAAGTAAAAATTCGTGTCAGAATAGTGCTAATAATAATGATTGTTTTCAATGCAAGAGGGAAGAATCTTATAACGGTTGCCAGCTGAGCGTCGGTGACGCTCTGCTGGCAACatcacaaaatgaaaattgcaATACTAATGCAAAAGACGCAGTTAAAGTcaaagaacaaatgaacaaattcctCAACGAATCCAACGACCCACCCCATTCCATCcccaaagtgaaggaaacattatccaccataaataaaatggacgacaatttctgtactcaacttcagtgcgcagcaaaaaaatactacGTAAAAAGAAACCATGGTGCAAAAAGCAGCGATGTGTCTTGG AATGCCTTGAGCGATGAGATCGGAAGGGAATTAACAGCACTTTTAATTAATATGAACGACCCTAAAAAGCAGTCGGCTGCTGCCCAATACTGCAATGACGCCAACGTCGCATGGAATACTAAGGGCCATACAGAAAGgcgaacaaataaagcagcttgtttgcattttgctgcaggattaaagcacatttatggccGTCCCAACGGCCAAAAGAAGGGCCAGTTtaatggcccatcgtttggacaaacaatgggttgtttatttcttaaagaatatgcaaaacaattaaaagaaatggcaaatgtgaagaaaaggggaaatagttgggtacatcctctttgtagCATAGAGGAAGGTATAACATATGCTTTTGGTAAGAGTGATGCCATTATGAAGAATGTATTAACTCAATGCAACAATGGTCCTAATGgtatttcttgttttgtgtgcacacaaaacgaaAACGATTATAAAGATTGCTCCATTGGCACAGAAGAAGTAAAGCCCAAAGTGGAATCATTGATCAAAGACGAACCAAACAAAGAccatatggaaaaaacattagagaatacagtctgtcccatccttattacggatctccttaccccttttcttcctttggctcctgtctctattggcctttctcctatggcttattacctttggaag tattttggtcctcttggtaaaggaggagcacgtttccgaagatctcctggtgaaattcctggtccatcagtacaggaacaagtcctcgatcatgtggaagaagctggtccacatgaatatcgattggtgaaggaacgaaaaccccGTTCTGTTCCAacaagaacgaaacgttccggtcgcgtgaatcgtcgcacgattattgaaattcattttgaagtgttggacgaatgtcaaaaaggagacacacaattgaaccagaaggattttatggaacttttggttcaagagttcatgggatccgaatttatggaagaagaagaacaggttcctaaggaggaggttcttatggaagatGTTCCTTTGGAACGTGTTTCtattgaagaggttccaatggaacgtgttccaagtttaggttccgggttaatggtttag